In Xiphias gladius isolate SHS-SW01 ecotype Sanya breed wild chromosome 6, ASM1685928v1, whole genome shotgun sequence, a single genomic region encodes these proteins:
- the hs2st1b gene encoding heparan sulfate 2-O-sulfotransferase 1 has product MGLLRIMMPPKTQLLAVLAFGVAMLFIENQIQNLEESRAKLERAIARHEVAEVEQRHSVEAGRELSPMPERDDMVIIYNRVPKTASTSFTNIAYDLCGKNHFHVLHINTTKNNPVLSLQDQVRFVRNVTSWREMKPGFYHGHVAYLDFSKYGVKGKPMYINVVRDPIERLVSYYYFLRFGDDYRPGLRRRKQGDKKTFDECVSSGGSDCAPEKLWLQIPFFCGHHSECWNAGSRWALEQAKYNLVNEYLLVGVTEELEDFIMILEAALPHFFKGATELYRTGKKSHLRKTTEKKPPTKETIAKLQQSEIWKIENEFYEFALEQFQFVRAHAVREKDGELYVLAQSFFYEKIYPKVN; this is encoded by the exons ATGGGGCTTCTAAGGATCATGATGCCGCCCAAGACCCAGCTTTTGGCTGTTTTGGCTTTTGGAGTGGCGATGCTCTTTATTGAGAACCAGATCCAGAATCTGGAGGAGTCACGAGCCAAACTCG AACGCGCCATTGCCAGACACGAGGTAGCTGAAGTAGAGCAGCGCCACAGTGTCGAGGCTGGGCGGGAATTGTCACCTATGCCAGAAAGAGATGACATGGTCATCATCTACAACAGAGTGCCCAAGACTGCCAGCACATCCTTCACTAACATTGCTTACGACCTGTGTGGGAAAAACCACTTCCACGTCCTGCACATcaacacaaccaaaaacaacCCTGTCCTGTCTTTACAAGACCAG GTGCGCTTTGTCAGGAATGTCACCTCCTGGAGAGAGATGAAGCCCGGCTTCTACCACGGCCATGTAGCTTATCTGGACTTCTCAAA ATATGGTGTGAAGGGTAAGCCGATGTACATAAATGTGGTGCGAGATCCCATAGAGCGGCTGGTATCCTATTACTACTTCCTACGGTTTGGAGATGACTACAGACCAGGCCTTCGACGAAGAAAACAAGGGGACAAAAAG acatttgATGAGTGTGTGTCATCAGGGGGATCTGACTGTGCTCCTGAGAAGCTGTGGCTGCAGATCCCCTTCTTCTGTGGCCACCATTCAGAGTGTTG GAATGCGGGCAGCAGATGGGCCCTGGAACAGGCCAAATACAACCTGGTGAATGAGTACCTGCTGGTTGGAGTAACTGAGGAGCTGGAGGACTTCATCATGATCCTCGAAGCGGCGCTGCCGCACTTCTTCAAGGGAGCCACAGAGCTCTACAGGACAG GAAAGAAGTCCCATCTGCGAAAGACCACTGAGAAGAAGCCTCCCACCAAAGAGACAATAGCCAAGCTGCAGCAGTCTGAAATCTGGAAAATCGAAAATGAGTTTTACGAGTTTGCACTCgaacagtttcagtttgtgcGTGCCCACGCTGTCAGGGAAAAGGATGGAGAACTTTATGTCCTTGCCCAGAGCTTCTTCTATGAAAAGATCTACCCCAAAGTGAACTGA